In one Thermaerobacter sp. PB12/4term genomic region, the following are encoded:
- a CDS encoding NADH-quinone oxidoreductase subunit D, protein MADKVPGRAGSPLLERDPAYTASLPDPRGDARVELRYLDDEGQHMVLSMGPQHPSTHGVLRVVLTLEGETIVHAEPDIGFMHRNWEKQAEYRTYAMNVPFADRNDYIAPFHNERLICEAIERLLGVEVPERARWLRLALCEMERIASHVLWAGTMGLDLGAVTPFLFAWRDREMYYMLVQELSGGRLFPQFMRIGGLRNDTADGWVERALAWLDHMEREAWPEYVKLLFDNEMYVRRTRGIGVLAPRQAVSWQASGPVLRGCGVPRDLRASDQGVPYRELGFRPVVAEGGDVWARNQVRIQEILESVRLAREALRRLPGGPVMAKLPRALRPTGEIYHEIESPRGVIGLYLVAGGDVMPYRAHWRSPCFVHLQLLPLMARGHLVADMTAIIGSIDIVLCEVDR, encoded by the coding sequence ATGGCGGACAAGGTGCCGGGCCGGGCGGGCAGCCCGCTGCTGGAGCGAGATCCGGCCTACACGGCGTCGCTGCCCGATCCGCGCGGCGACGCCCGCGTGGAGCTGCGCTACCTGGACGACGAGGGCCAGCACATGGTCCTCAGCATGGGGCCCCAGCACCCCAGCACCCACGGCGTGCTGCGGGTGGTGCTGACCCTGGAGGGCGAGACCATCGTCCATGCCGAACCGGACATCGGCTTCATGCACCGCAACTGGGAGAAGCAGGCCGAGTACCGCACCTACGCTATGAACGTCCCCTTTGCGGACCGCAACGACTACATCGCACCCTTCCATAACGAGCGGCTGATTTGCGAGGCCATCGAGCGGCTGCTGGGCGTGGAGGTGCCCGAGCGGGCCCGGTGGCTGCGGCTGGCCCTGTGCGAGATGGAGCGGATCGCCAGCCACGTGCTCTGGGCGGGCACCATGGGCCTGGACCTGGGAGCGGTGACGCCCTTCCTGTTCGCCTGGCGGGACCGGGAGATGTACTACATGCTCGTCCAGGAACTTTCGGGCGGCCGGCTCTTCCCCCAGTTCATGCGCATCGGCGGGCTCCGCAACGATACCGCCGACGGTTGGGTCGAGCGGGCCCTGGCCTGGCTCGACCACATGGAGAGGGAGGCCTGGCCGGAGTACGTCAAGCTCCTGTTCGACAACGAGATGTACGTCCGCCGCACCCGCGGCATCGGCGTCCTGGCGCCCCGGCAGGCGGTGTCCTGGCAGGCCAGCGGTCCTGTGCTGCGGGGCTGCGGCGTGCCGCGGGACCTGCGGGCCTCGGACCAGGGCGTACCCTACCGGGAGCTGGGCTTTCGCCCCGTGGTGGCCGAAGGCGGTGACGTGTGGGCGCGCAACCAGGTCCGGATCCAGGAGATCCTGGAGAGCGTGCGCCTGGCCCGGGAAGCCCTGCGCCGGCTGCCCGGGGGGCCGGTGATGGCCAAGCTGCCCCGGGCTCTCCGCCCCACGGGGGAGATCTACCACGAGATCGAATCGCCCCGGGGCGTCATCGGTCTCTACCTGGTGGCGGGGGGCGACGTCATGCCGTATCGCGCCCACTGGCGCTCACCCTGCTTCGTGCACCTGCAGCTGCTCCCCCTCATGGCCCG
- a CDS encoding DNA-3-methyladenine glycosylase codes for MDAIPLGPVVEASFYRRPAAELAPALLGLELVHETPEGLASGIIVETEAYQGPEDRGAHSFGGRRTARTEVMFGPAGHAYVFSIYGMHHCFNVVAAEPGEPQAVLVRALEPRRGLALMARRRGAGGHRPGRPGVLTGGPGRLCQALGITRGQYGLPLFDPASPLRIHYPRPPFMVAAVACGPRINIDYAGEWKDVPWRFWVAGNPHVSRP; via the coding sequence GTGGACGCGATCCCCCTGGGTCCCGTGGTGGAGGCCTCCTTCTACCGCCGGCCTGCGGCCGAGCTGGCACCGGCCCTTCTCGGCCTCGAGCTGGTGCACGAAACGCCGGAAGGCCTGGCCAGCGGCATCATCGTGGAGACCGAGGCCTACCAGGGACCGGAAGACCGGGGCGCCCACTCCTTCGGCGGCCGCCGCACGGCCCGCACGGAGGTGATGTTCGGCCCTGCCGGCCACGCCTACGTGTTTTCCATTTACGGCATGCACCACTGCTTCAACGTGGTGGCCGCCGAGCCCGGCGAGCCGCAGGCCGTCCTGGTGCGCGCCCTGGAGCCCCGGCGCGGCCTGGCTCTCATGGCCCGCCGCCGCGGCGCCGGCGGGCACCGGCCCGGGCGGCCCGGCGTCCTCACGGGCGGGCCCGGCCGGCTCTGCCAGGCGCTGGGCATCACCCGCGGGCAATACGGCCTGCCCCTCTTCGATCCGGCCTCCCCCCTGCGGATACACTACCCTCGCCCGCCCTTCATGGTGGCGGCCGTCGCGTGCGGGCCAAGGATCAACATCGACTACGCGGGCGAGTGGAAGGACGTGCCCTGGCGGTTCTGGGTGGCCGGCAACCCCCACGTGTCCCGCCCGTAG
- a CDS encoding BMP family protein, translating into MRGRARGRTLGLALMVAGSLILSACGGGGGGSQDQGGNGGGGGQEAKVRVGLVYDVGGRGDQSFNDMAYAGLEKAIQEFGDKVEAQDAEPDAGGQNREDLLRTFADQGYDLVIGVGFLFTDAITAVAKEYPEVKFAIVDSCPEEPLDNVACLTFKEHEGSFLVGAAAALKTQTGTIGFVGGMKTPLIERFEAGYRAGAKYINPDIKVLSDYAGTTGEAFNNPTKGRELALAQIQQGADVIYHAAGGTGKGVFEAVKQQGKLAIGVDADQSLTAPDYADVILTSMVKRVDVAVYDVIRSVVEDNFKAGLHAYGLKEDGVGYAVNDKNRSLIEDITAQLDELKEKIISGEIQVPETPGDV; encoded by the coding sequence ATGCGCGGGCGAGCCAGAGGCCGGACGCTGGGCCTGGCCCTCATGGTGGCGGGATCCCTCATTCTCTCCGCGTGCGGCGGGGGTGGAGGCGGTTCCCAGGACCAGGGTGGCAACGGCGGCGGTGGCGGCCAGGAAGCCAAGGTGCGCGTCGGCCTGGTGTACGACGTCGGCGGCCGGGGCGACCAGTCGTTCAACGACATGGCCTACGCCGGCCTGGAAAAGGCGATCCAGGAGTTCGGCGACAAGGTCGAGGCCCAGGACGCCGAACCCGACGCCGGCGGCCAGAACCGGGAAGACCTGCTGCGGACCTTTGCCGACCAGGGCTATGACCTGGTGATTGGCGTCGGCTTCCTCTTCACCGATGCCATCACCGCCGTGGCGAAGGAATATCCGGAGGTCAAGTTCGCCATCGTCGACTCCTGCCCCGAGGAGCCCCTGGACAACGTGGCCTGCCTGACCTTCAAGGAACATGAAGGCTCCTTCCTGGTCGGCGCGGCCGCGGCCCTGAAGACCCAGACCGGCACCATCGGCTTCGTGGGCGGCATGAAGACGCCTCTGATCGAGCGGTTCGAGGCCGGCTACCGGGCCGGTGCCAAGTACATCAACCCCGACATCAAGGTCCTGTCCGACTACGCCGGCACCACCGGCGAGGCGTTCAACAATCCCACCAAGGGCCGCGAGCTGGCCCTGGCCCAGATCCAGCAGGGCGCCGACGTGATCTACCACGCGGCCGGCGGCACCGGCAAGGGCGTCTTCGAGGCCGTCAAGCAGCAGGGCAAGCTAGCCATCGGCGTCGACGCCGACCAGTCGCTGACGGCGCCGGACTACGCCGATGTGATCTTGACCTCCATGGTGAAGCGGGTCGACGTGGCCGTCTACGATGTCATCCGCTCCGTGGTGGAAGACAACTTCAAGGCCGGCCTCCACGCCTACGGCCTGAAGGAAGATGGCGTCGGCTACGCCGTCAACGACAAGAACCGCTCCCTGATCGAGGACATCACCGCCCAGCTAGACGAGCTCAAGGAGAAGATCATCAGCGGCGAGATTCAGGTGCCCGAAACGCCGGGCGACGTGTGA
- a CDS encoding ABC transporter ATP-binding protein — protein MPDAEWMLEVRHITKRFPGLVANDDISFAVRRGEIHAIVGENGAGKSTLMKILAGLYEPDAGEVLLEGRPVRLRGPRHAAQLGIGMVHQHFMLVPRFTVTENVVLGSEPGSAARLDLAAARARVAELARRYHLDVDPDARVAGLSVGQQQRVEILKVLYRGAQLLILDEPTAVLVPQEVEELFRHLRELRQQGKTVLFISHKLDEVLAIADRITVLRRGRVIGTVEAREATKPQLAEMMVGRPVLFHLDRPAPPPQEEPAPLLSLQDVTCVEGSRTVLEDIRITVYPGEIYAIAGVEGNGQAELVQVVTGLRPVTRGRVEIFGHDASGWSVARRRAEGVAVIPEDRHRQALVLPMTLWENAMLGSHRDRTWRRGWFYHPGSIRERIARYVARYDVRTPSLDVPAAALSGGNQQKLILARELERQPRLIVAAQPTRGLDVGAIEFVWGQLLAARARGLGILLISADLEEILALADRVGVLVRGRLAGELAREEATAERLGRLMLAGGETA, from the coding sequence GTGCCGGACGCGGAGTGGATGCTGGAGGTCCGCCACATCACCAAACGCTTCCCGGGCCTGGTGGCCAACGACGACATCAGCTTTGCCGTCCGCCGCGGTGAGATCCACGCCATCGTAGGCGAAAACGGCGCCGGCAAGTCGACCCTGATGAAGATCCTGGCCGGCCTGTACGAGCCCGATGCCGGGGAGGTGCTCCTCGAGGGGCGGCCGGTACGCCTGCGCGGCCCGCGCCATGCGGCCCAGCTGGGCATCGGCATGGTCCACCAGCACTTCATGCTGGTGCCGCGCTTCACCGTGACGGAGAACGTGGTGCTGGGCAGCGAGCCGGGATCCGCGGCCCGGCTGGACCTGGCGGCCGCCCGGGCCCGGGTGGCCGAGCTCGCCCGCCGCTACCATCTGGACGTGGACCCCGATGCCCGGGTAGCCGGGCTTTCCGTGGGCCAGCAGCAGCGGGTGGAGATCCTCAAGGTGCTCTACCGGGGCGCCCAGCTGCTCATCCTGGACGAGCCCACGGCGGTGCTGGTGCCCCAGGAGGTGGAGGAGCTCTTCCGCCACCTCAGGGAGCTGCGCCAGCAGGGGAAGACGGTGCTCTTCATCAGCCACAAGCTGGACGAGGTGCTGGCCATCGCCGACCGCATCACGGTGCTGCGCCGCGGCCGGGTGATCGGCACGGTGGAGGCCCGGGAAGCCACCAAGCCCCAGCTGGCCGAGATGATGGTGGGGCGCCCGGTGCTCTTCCACCTGGACCGGCCCGCGCCGCCGCCGCAGGAAGAACCGGCACCCCTCCTCTCCCTGCAGGACGTGACCTGCGTCGAGGGGTCGCGCACCGTGCTCGAGGACATCCGCATCACGGTGTACCCCGGCGAGATCTACGCCATCGCCGGGGTGGAGGGCAACGGCCAGGCGGAGCTGGTCCAGGTGGTGACTGGACTGCGCCCGGTCACCCGCGGGCGGGTTGAGATCTTCGGCCATGACGCCTCGGGGTGGAGCGTGGCCCGGCGCCGGGCCGAGGGCGTGGCGGTGATTCCCGAAGACCGCCACCGCCAGGCGCTGGTCTTGCCCATGACCCTGTGGGAAAACGCCATGCTGGGCAGCCACCGCGACCGCACCTGGCGCCGCGGCTGGTTCTACCACCCCGGCTCCATCCGGGAGCGGATCGCCCGGTACGTCGCCCGCTACGACGTGCGCACCCCTTCCCTCGACGTGCCCGCCGCCGCCCTCTCGGGGGGCAACCAGCAGAAGCTGATCCTGGCCCGGGAGCTGGAACGGCAGCCCCGGCTGATCGTGGCGGCCCAGCCCACCCGCGGCCTGGACGTGGGCGCCATCGAGTTCGTCTGGGGGCAGTTGCTGGCCGCCCGGGCCCGCGGGCTGGGGATCCTCTTGATCTCGGCGGACCTGGAGGAGATCCTGGCCCTGGCCGATCGCGTGGGCGTGCTGGTGCGGGGCCGGCTGGCGGGCGAGCTCGCCCGGGAAGAGGCCACGGCCGAGCGGCTGGGCCGGCTGATGCTGGCGGGGGGTGAAACGGCATGA
- a CDS encoding ABC transporter permease, with protein MKVARTLLYAAVPVVALVLAGLIGAVVVLLTGGHPLEVLQVMLTYNLSSADSIAGVLSRMTPLILSGLAVALSFRAGLFNIGVEGQYLIAAFTASLAGIYLAGLPAVLHLPLTVLAGVAGGALWAWLPAELKVRRGVHEVISTIMLNFIATSLLLWLIGDVFRDPSQAGTTRVRMPEIAATARIPRIHGLAEALGIHLRPSVALDWFFPVALAMALVVYLLLWRTPLGFELRSVGLNPEAARAAGIPVPAVQRRALLLSGALAGLVGMSDLLGYFGYLDIDFPRGYGFTGIAVALLGANHPAGIVLASFLFAFLQRGGLGVQALADVPREVITVMEGVIILTMLITSAVAGRWLRRWERARILASQERGATGAGGTGSLAAGPQAGRPGEARPRSGGEAQAAAATGEEGHHAGA; from the coding sequence ATGAAGGTAGCCCGCACGCTGCTCTACGCCGCAGTCCCCGTGGTGGCCCTGGTGCTGGCGGGGCTCATCGGGGCCGTGGTGGTGCTGCTGACGGGCGGCCATCCCCTGGAAGTCCTCCAGGTGATGCTGACCTACAACCTCTCCAGCGCCGACAGCATCGCCGGCGTCCTGTCGCGCATGACCCCCCTGATCCTGTCGGGCCTGGCCGTGGCCCTGAGCTTCCGCGCCGGCCTGTTCAACATCGGGGTGGAAGGCCAGTACCTCATCGCCGCCTTCACCGCCTCCCTGGCCGGCATCTACCTGGCAGGCCTGCCGGCGGTGCTGCACCTGCCCCTGACCGTTCTGGCGGGCGTGGCCGGCGGCGCCCTCTGGGCCTGGCTGCCTGCGGAGCTCAAGGTGCGGCGCGGGGTGCACGAGGTCATCAGCACCATCATGCTGAACTTCATCGCCACGTCGCTGCTGCTCTGGCTGATCGGGGACGTCTTCCGTGACCCCAGCCAGGCGGGCACCACGCGCGTCCGCATGCCCGAGATCGCCGCCACGGCCCGCATCCCGCGCATCCACGGGCTGGCCGAGGCGCTGGGCATCCACCTGCGCCCGTCGGTGGCTCTGGACTGGTTCTTCCCCGTGGCCCTGGCCATGGCCCTTGTGGTGTACTTGCTCCTCTGGCGGACCCCCCTGGGCTTCGAATTGCGGTCCGTGGGACTCAACCCCGAGGCCGCCCGGGCGGCCGGGATCCCCGTGCCCGCCGTGCAGCGCCGGGCCCTCCTGCTCAGCGGCGCGCTGGCCGGCCTGGTCGGCATGTCGGACCTGCTGGGCTACTTCGGTTACCTGGACATCGACTTCCCGCGCGGTTACGGCTTCACGGGGATCGCCGTAGCCCTTTTGGGAGCGAACCACCCTGCGGGCATCGTGCTGGCGTCGTTTCTCTTTGCGTTCCTGCAGCGGGGAGGCCTGGGCGTGCAGGCCCTGGCCGACGTGCCGCGCGAGGTCATTACGGTGATGGAAGGCGTCATCATCCTGACCATGCTGATCACCTCGGCCGTGGCGGGCCGCTGGCTGCGCCGCTGGGAGCGGGCTCGCATCCTGGCCAGCCAGGAACGGGGCGCCACCGGCGCGGGAGGAACCGGCTCCCTGGCCGCCGGCCCGCAGGCGGGGAGGCCCGGCGAAGCCCGGCCGCGCTCCGGCGGGGAGGCCCAGGCGGCCGCCGCCACGGGAGAGGAGGGACACCATGCCGGCGCCTGA
- a CDS encoding ABC transporter permease: protein MPAPDASSPALLVALVALIAATLRLALPVLITSVGATFTELGGVVNIGLEGMMLFGAFCSAWVGITAGPLAGIVAGALAGAALAVVHAVAAVRFRIDHIVSGVAINLLAAGLVRIGSYRAFGTATTSPRVEGLPALPVPYLGDISPLVPAGLLLILLVWYVQQRTPFGLRLRACGENPLAADTLGVNVEAMRITGVVLSGLFAGLAGSYLVVELNHVYVEGMTQGRGFVALAAMIFGNWSPVGAALASLLFGAAEALSIQANVAIPYQFLEMVPYVVTLLVLAGVMRRSTPPAAVGTHYSRGEE, encoded by the coding sequence ATGCCGGCGCCTGACGCGTCGTCCCCGGCCCTGCTGGTGGCTCTGGTGGCCCTCATCGCCGCCACCCTGCGCCTGGCCCTGCCCGTGCTGATCACCAGCGTGGGCGCCACCTTCACCGAGCTGGGCGGCGTGGTGAACATCGGCCTCGAGGGCATGATGCTGTTCGGAGCCTTCTGCTCCGCCTGGGTGGGCATCACCGCCGGGCCGCTGGCCGGTATCGTGGCCGGCGCCCTGGCGGGCGCCGCCCTGGCCGTGGTGCACGCCGTGGCCGCCGTCCGCTTCCGCATCGACCACATCGTCAGCGGCGTGGCGATCAACCTGCTGGCCGCGGGCCTGGTGCGCATCGGCAGCTACCGGGCCTTCGGCACGGCCACCACGTCCCCCCGGGTCGAAGGGCTGCCGGCGCTGCCCGTGCCCTACCTGGGGGACATCTCGCCGCTGGTCCCGGCGGGCCTGCTGTTGATCCTGCTGGTGTGGTACGTCCAGCAGCGGACCCCCTTCGGCCTGCGCCTGAGGGCGTGCGGCGAGAACCCCCTGGCGGCCGACACCCTGGGGGTCAACGTGGAGGCCATGCGCATCACCGGCGTGGTGCTGAGCGGCCTGTTCGCCGGGCTGGCCGGATCCTATCTGGTGGTCGAGCTCAACCACGTGTACGTGGAGGGGATGACCCAGGGCCGGGGTTTCGTCGCCCTGGCCGCCATGATCTTCGGCAACTGGTCCCCGGTGGGCGCCGCCCTGGCCTCCCTGCTGTTCGGCGCCGCCGAGGCGCTCTCTATCCAGGCCAACGTGGCCATTCCCTACCAGTTCCTCGAGATGGTGCCCTACGTGGTGACCCTGCTGGTGCTGGCCGGGGTGATGCGGCGGTCGACCCCGCCGGCGGCGGTGGGAACCCACTACAGCCGTGGCGAGGAGTAG
- a CDS encoding ABC transporter ATP-binding protein: MGKRMAFLLRLIRPHWHRYALGVGALLATDVLQLVIPRLVGGFTDALDRGALDMAGVLRYAGLIVGLAIGVGIFRYFWRIYVFGTSWRIERELRERLFGHLLGLSANYFNHHKTGDLMAHATNDLQAVRMAVGPGVLMLADSLMMSTGTLAVMLLTIDWRLTLLGLSPLPLLALSSWGLGRAIHARFRRVQDIFSDLTDRVQENLSGIRVVKAFSRTQAEEQAFERVNRRYLEANLHLHRVDAAFDPLIDFLAGLGFVIVVGYGGSLVLDGIISLGDFVAFISYLGMLVWPMLAVGWVVNLLERGAASMERIDAILAERPEITDAPQPAPVERLAGRIEIRGLTFRYRPELPPALQDLTVTVEPGRTLALIGRTGSGKTTLANLLVRVYDPPAGTVFIDGVDVRQIPLEVLRRDIGYVPQDHFLFSKTIAENIAFAPGEWSREAVVAAARDAQVEEDIRGFPRGFDTPVGERGVTLSGGQRQRISIARALLKDPPILILDDCLSAVDSQTESRILQRLREIMARRTTILISHRVSTVQHADEILVLDGGRVIERGTHQELLARRGEYYRLYRRQRLEEQIAAE; the protein is encoded by the coding sequence TTGGGCAAGCGCATGGCCTTCCTCCTTCGCCTCATCCGCCCCCACTGGCACCGCTATGCCCTGGGTGTGGGTGCCCTGCTGGCCACCGACGTCCTGCAGCTGGTGATTCCCCGGCTGGTGGGCGGCTTCACCGACGCCCTGGACCGCGGCGCCCTGGACATGGCGGGCGTCCTGCGCTACGCCGGGCTCATCGTCGGCCTGGCCATCGGCGTGGGAATCTTTCGCTATTTCTGGCGGATCTACGTGTTCGGGACCTCGTGGCGGATCGAGCGCGAGCTGCGGGAGCGCCTGTTCGGCCACCTGCTGGGCCTCTCCGCCAACTACTTCAATCATCACAAGACGGGCGACCTCATGGCCCACGCCACCAACGACCTGCAGGCGGTGCGCATGGCCGTGGGCCCCGGAGTGCTCATGCTGGCCGACTCGCTGATGATGAGCACCGGCACCCTGGCGGTGATGCTGCTGACCATCGACTGGCGGCTGACCCTGCTGGGCCTGTCCCCCCTGCCGCTGCTGGCCCTCTCCTCCTGGGGGCTGGGCCGGGCGATCCACGCCCGGTTCCGCCGGGTCCAGGACATCTTCAGCGACCTCACCGACCGGGTGCAGGAGAACCTCTCGGGCATCCGCGTGGTGAAAGCCTTCTCCCGCACCCAGGCGGAAGAACAGGCCTTCGAGCGGGTCAACCGGCGCTACCTGGAGGCCAACCTGCACCTCCACCGGGTGGATGCCGCCTTCGACCCCCTGATCGACTTCCTGGCCGGCCTGGGCTTCGTCATCGTGGTGGGTTACGGCGGGTCGCTGGTGCTGGACGGGATCATCAGCCTGGGCGACTTCGTCGCCTTCATCAGCTACCTGGGCATGCTGGTGTGGCCCATGCTGGCGGTGGGCTGGGTGGTCAACCTGCTGGAGCGCGGCGCCGCCTCCATGGAGCGGATCGATGCCATCCTGGCCGAGCGGCCCGAGATCACCGACGCTCCCCAGCCAGCCCCCGTGGAGCGCCTGGCCGGCCGCATCGAGATCCGCGGCCTCACCTTCCGGTACCGCCCCGAGCTGCCCCCGGCCCTGCAGGACCTGACGGTGACGGTCGAGCCCGGCCGCACCCTGGCTCTGATCGGGCGCACGGGCTCCGGCAAGACCACCCTGGCCAACCTGCTGGTCCGGGTCTACGACCCGCCCGCCGGCACGGTGTTCATCGACGGCGTCGACGTGCGCCAGATCCCGCTGGAGGTGCTGCGCCGGGACATCGGTTACGTGCCCCAGGATCACTTCCTTTTCTCGAAGACCATCGCGGAGAACATCGCCTTCGCCCCCGGCGAATGGTCCCGGGAGGCCGTGGTGGCGGCGGCCCGCGACGCCCAGGTGGAAGAGGACATCCGCGGTTTTCCCCGGGGCTTCGACACGCCGGTGGGCGAGCGCGGGGTCACCCTCTCCGGCGGCCAGCGCCAGCGGATCAGCATCGCCCGGGCGCTGCTCAAGGACCCGCCGATCCTGATCCTGGACGACTGCCTCTCCGCCGTGGACAGCCAGACGGAGAGCCGCATCCTGCAGCGGCTGCGGGAGATCATGGCCCGCCGCACCACCATCCTGATCTCCCACCGGGTCTCGACGGTCCAGCACGCCGACGAGATCCTGGTGCTGGACGGCGGGCGGGTCATCGAACGGGGCACCCATCAGGAGCTGCTGGCCCGCCGCGGCGAGTACTACCGGCTCTACCGCCGCCAGCGGCTGGAGGAACAGATCGCCGCGGAGTGA
- a CDS encoding ABC transporter ATP-binding protein yields MEDYREDEHLGKIYDGRLMRRLLGYARPHLGWILVSIGLLLLVTAADLAGPLLIRTAIDHHLRAADRPRIALAPAALEQLPEGLQREAVAFEGRFFLREDRLPDGFLGPAQRAAGRYQVLEAQGGQHYLVQVGDEPVTAPPARLQVAEAGGQTVILAPAGAGDGPGAAPRALPARLLSRAELHQFRQPERAAVARIAGLYLALAATAFLLAYTQGYLLHRTAQRIVAEIRRQVFGHLQRMHLGYFDRNPVGRLVTRVTNDVETLNEMYTSVVVNLFRDLFVLLGIAGIMLAYNARLALTAFAVLPLVVAAAAVFRTQARAAYRQVRVRLARINAFLAENISGMRIIQVFRREREQFAEFDQINRSYFQATMRQVTIFAVFRPVIDFLSSLALALVVAYGGAQVLGRQLELGVLVAFIQYVQRFFRPITELAEKFNILQSAMASAERIFGVLDTPPAVVDPARPRVPARVRGAVEFDHVWFAYRDEEWVLQNVSFRVEPGETVAFVGHTGAGKTSILSLMARFYDVQRGAVRVDGIDVREWPQEELRRHIAVVQQDVFLFTGTVRDNIRLWNPAISDAAVERAARLTRADEFIRRLPRGYDEPVTERGSTLSAGQRQLLAFARALAYDPTILVLDEATANIDTETEQLIQEALRQLTRGRTTLIVAHRLSTIQHADRIIVLHRGRIREVGTHRELLARGGLYHRLWLLQHGEQEELAAGVEGRARREA; encoded by the coding sequence ATGGAGGACTACCGGGAAGACGAGCATCTCGGCAAGATCTACGACGGTCGCCTGATGCGGCGCCTCCTGGGTTATGCGCGGCCGCACCTGGGGTGGATCCTGGTCAGCATCGGCCTGCTCCTTCTGGTGACGGCCGCCGACCTGGCGGGTCCGTTGCTCATCCGTACGGCCATCGACCACCACCTGCGGGCGGCCGACCGGCCGCGCATCGCCCTGGCCCCCGCGGCCCTGGAGCAGCTGCCCGAGGGCCTGCAGCGCGAGGCCGTGGCCTTCGAGGGCCGGTTCTTCCTGCGGGAAGACCGCCTGCCGGACGGCTTCCTGGGCCCCGCCCAGCGCGCCGCCGGCCGCTACCAGGTCCTGGAGGCCCAGGGCGGCCAGCACTACCTGGTCCAGGTCGGGGACGAACCGGTCACCGCACCGCCCGCCCGCCTCCAGGTAGCGGAGGCCGGCGGCCAGACGGTGATCCTCGCCCCCGCGGGGGCGGGAGACGGTCCAGGCGCGGCGCCCCGGGCCCTGCCGGCGCGGCTGCTCAGCCGGGCGGAGCTGCACCAGTTCCGCCAGCCCGAACGGGCCGCCGTGGCCCGCATCGCCGGGCTCTACCTGGCGCTGGCGGCCACGGCCTTCCTGCTGGCCTACACCCAGGGCTACCTGCTGCACCGGACGGCCCAGCGGATCGTGGCCGAGATCCGCCGCCAAGTCTTCGGCCACCTGCAGCGGATGCACCTGGGCTACTTCGACCGCAACCCCGTGGGGCGGCTGGTCACCCGGGTCACCAACGACGTGGAGACCCTCAACGAGATGTACACCAGCGTGGTGGTCAACCTCTTCCGCGACCTGTTCGTGCTCTTGGGCATCGCCGGCATCATGCTGGCCTACAACGCCCGCCTGGCCCTGACCGCCTTTGCCGTCCTGCCCCTGGTGGTGGCGGCGGCGGCCGTGTTCCGCACCCAGGCGCGGGCGGCCTACCGCCAGGTGCGGGTGCGGCTGGCCCGGATCAACGCCTTCCTGGCCGAGAACATCTCGGGGATGCGGATCATCCAGGTCTTCCGCCGCGAGCGGGAGCAGTTCGCCGAGTTCGACCAGATCAACCGGTCCTACTTCCAGGCCACCATGCGCCAAGTCACCATCTTCGCCGTGTTCCGCCCGGTGATCGACTTCCTGTCGTCCCTGGCCCTGGCCCTGGTGGTGGCCTACGGCGGCGCCCAGGTGCTGGGCCGGCAGCTGGAGCTGGGCGTCCTGGTGGCCTTCATCCAGTACGTGCAGCGGTTCTTCCGGCCCATCACCGAACTGGCCGAGAAGTTCAACATCCTGCAGTCCGCCATGGCCTCGGCGGAGCGCATCTTCGGGGTCCTGGACACGCCGCCGGCGGTGGTCGACCCCGCCCGTCCCCGGGTGCCGGCCCGGGTGCGGGGGGCCGTGGAGTTCGATCACGTCTGGTTCGCCTACCGGGATGAGGAGTGGGTGCTGCAGAACGTATCCTTCCGGGTCGAACCCGGCGAGACGGTGGCCTTCGTCGGCCACACGGGCGCCGGCAAGACGTCGATCCTCAGCCTGATGGCCCGCTTCTACGACGTCCAGCGGGGCGCCGTGCGGGTGGACGGCATCGATGTGCGGGAATGGCCCCAGGAGGAGCTGCGCCGCCACATCGCCGTGGTCCAGCAGGACGTGTTCCTTTTCACCGGAACCGTCCGCGACAACATCCGCCTCTGGAACCCGGCCATCTCCGACGCCGCCGTGGAGCGGGCCGCCCGGCTCACCAGGGCCGACGAGTTCATCCGGCGCCTGCCGCGGGGCTACGACGAGCCCGTGACGGAGCGGGGTTCGACCCTCTCGGCGGGCCAGCGCCAGCTCCTGGCCTTCGCCCGCGCCCTGGCGTACGATCCCACCATCCTGGTGCTGGACGAGGCCACGGCCAACATCGACACGGAGACGGAGCAGCTGATCCAGGAGGCGCTGCGGCAGCTGACCCGGGGCCGGACCACGCTGATCGTCGCCCACCGGCTCTCCACCATCCAGCACGCGGACCGCATCATCGTGCTGCACCGGGGACGCATCCGGGAGGTGGGCACCCACCGGGAGCTGCTGGCCCGGGGTGGCCTCTACCACCGCCTCTGGCTGCTGCAGCACGGCGAGCAGGAAGAACTGGCCGCCGGGGTCGAAGGGCGTGCCCGGCGCGAGGCCTGA